TGTATCTCTTTATATGGGGGGGAAGGGTCGGGGGATACCTCCGCCGCCAGCGCGTGGTCCCGGCCCCCTCCGCCCGCGGTCTCGGCCGCGGCCAGCAGCCCCTGCCCCCCGGGGGACGCTGACGGCCGCAGGGTGCGCCTCCCCGGCACACGGACAGGGGGCGCTGCGCGCGGCCTGGGGCAACCCCGGCCACAGGGGCAGGAAAGTGAGGGCCCAGGTCGGCCCGGGCGTGCAGGGGCCCCGGGTTCGCAGCGGCGGCCGCGGCAGCGGGAGCGGCGCTAGCAGCGGCGGGAGTGCCCGGTGGAACCGGGAAGccgatggcggcggcggcggcggccccgaTCCCTCGCTGACTTGCCCGTCCGCCCTCCTGCACTGAGCGCCATGTTACCGAGCCAAGCTGGGGCCGCGGCGGCTCTGGGCCGGGGCTCGGCCCTGGGGGGCAGCCTGAACCGGACCCCGACGGGGCGGCcgggcggcggaggcggcggagGGACTCGCGGGGCGAACGGGGGCCGGGTTCCCGGGAACGGCGCGGGGCTCGGCCCGGGCCGCCTGGAGCGGGAggctgcagcggcggcggcgcccACCCCGGCGCCCACCGCCGGGGCCCTCTACAGCGGCAGCGAGGGCGACTCCGAGTCCggcgaggaggaggagctgggcgCCGAGCGGCGCGGCCTCAAGCGGAGCCTGAGCGAGATGGAGCTCGGCGTGGTGGTCGGTGGGcccgaggcggcggcggcggccgccggGGGCTACGGGCCGGTGAGCGGTGCGGTGAGCGGGGCCAAGCCGGGGAAGAAGACCCGGGGCCGCGTGAAGATCAAGATGGAGTTCATCGACAACAAGCTGCGGCGCTATACGACCTTCAGCAAGAGGAAGACGGGCATCATGAAGAAGGTACCGGAGCCGGAGGTTGGCGCGCCCCGGGGGGACCCGGAGGGTGGGTGCGCGCTAGGGTAGCCCGGGAGCGAGATGGAGCCGAGGCGGAGGTGAGGAGGCGGCGAGTCCGCACAAGGTGTGTAGGAGGGGACGGTGGTACCCCGGCCGAGCCAGAGGGGAGGGGCCGCCGGGGaaatgtggggagaggggagatgctGCGAGCGTCCGGAACCCAGGGCAGAGGCGCCGAGGTGGGAGTGACCAGCGCGCGGGAGAAAGAGGGTcctggaggagggcaggagtGGACAAGGGGCGGGCAGGAAGGTGGGTAACCAGACGCGGGGGGCAGCCGAGCCACTCTGTCCCGGTGTGCGGGAAGGGCGGTGGGAAGGGGAGCAGAAGGATTtgagaggaggaggctggagttGGATGACAGCCGTGAGCGAGCGTGAGTGGGAGGAAAGGTGGGCATCGCTGGAGTTGTGCGGGCTTGAAGGACGGGGCAGGGTTAGGGGCCAGGTGGGAAAGCTGGGCGGgagagctgtggctgctgctgccttGAGGAACGGCAAGCGGGGACCAAGTCCCGCCCTGGCCATGTGTCTTCCGTTGCTTTCTCTGGAAATCTCATGCTGCCCGCAGGACCGGCTGCAGAATCACCCGGTCTTTGGGACAAGTAGGGTTTCCAGCTCTAGGGCGAATCGGTGCATGCAATGTTGGGGACGGGGAGATTTGTAGAGGTACCTTGTGCCAGCCAATATCCCAGGAAAAGTGGTGAGGAAAGGAGTCTAGGCGATACAGGAAGGGatggaagcagaggaagcagccTGCAACCTGGGCACCAGTGTTGTTATCTGTTCCTTGTAGAAGCTGGAACTGCTTCCAAGGTGGGTTGTACAATTTAGCAGGGGATCCCGTTTCTGGGCTCATGGCAGAGGATCTGTCGCAAACTTAGCCAATCGGTTATCGGTAACCCTTAATCATCACGGAGAAGGTTTGGGAGAAGGTCCTTCCTTATCCTTCTATCCCAAGGCAAAGGGCACTGTAGTATTACAGGGCCAAAGGAGTCAGGCTGTGGCAACAGGTTAGAGCCCGTGCAGTGATCTGGCAGTGATCATGGGCAGTTGCACACTTAGATGGCTGTTACCACTAACACGATGTGTGGATTCCAGTGTGGTAGGGATCTCATTGTCCCTCTGACAGTGAGGAGGAAGCGGGCACCAGGCATGTTGGGGGATAGCTAACTGGGTCTTTCTATGTCCCCTCGAAGTTATATATCCATCCCTGCTGGGAGCTATTTCTGTTTGCTTGGGGTACCTGCAGTCGGACTGTTTCTTCAAGGACAAAGGCAGTTTCTCCACTTCCAGCTCACCGTCAGGTGTCTAGTCCCTAGAGTTGAAGGTCATCACAGGAGTCGGTGCTGGAGATCACCGTATAATTTTCCCCAGGGAAGTGGAGAGGAAATGCTGACCTGCCCGTATCCCTCCCAACTCCCCAGGCCTATGAGCTGTCCACGCTGACAGGGACGCAAGTGCTGTTGCTGGTGGCCAGTGAGACAGGCCATGTGTATACCTTTGCCACCCGCAAACTGCAGCCCATGATCACCAGTGAGACCGGCAAGGCACTGATTCAGACCTGCCTCAACTCGCCAGACTCTCCACCCCGCTCAGACCCCACCACAGACCAGAGAATGAGTGCCACTGGCTTTGAAGAGCCGGATCTCACCTACCAGGTGTCGGAATCTGACAGCAGTGGGGAGACCAAGGTGTGTTGTTGGGGTCACCTCTGTAAAGGGGGGAGAAAAGAGGGTCCCTTTCCTTTCTTGGCCTAGTGCGGGGAAATGGATGTTCTTAGTGATGTGGAGTGGGACCAGTTTAGTGTTCCTTATCCTAGGAGACAGGTGTCCATCCTCCATTCCTGACAGGAGGCCGTCCCCCAAGATAAGCGGGCGGCCTCCGTGCCCATATAAGGCCGGTTCGGGCTCCACGCCGGCCTCCCGCCCACAGCCCGCCTGCCTGGCAAGGCCTTCGCATTCCTCCCGCCAGCTGTCTCCCCGCTTTGGGCGGGGGTGTAGCTTGGCCCTGCCCTCCTGGCCGGCTGGGAATAGGAAGGGAGCCTCCTGATCCAGGGTCCTGGGAACCCACTGCTGTTGCCAGGCGGGCTGTCAGGTTGGGCAGGGAACTACCATACTAGCGAGCCTCATTCCGGGTGTCGGGGTGCTCGGGATACCCAGGCCTGGGCTGTTAGGGAGAGCATTGGCCTGCTACTAAAGATGCCTGCTCTAGTTACGCCTCCCCCTCATTCCCGGTAAGGACGGAGGGGCGGGTCTTCCTTCTTGCTGTCTGTGGAGCTCCGCCTTCCGGGTGCTGAACTAACTGACCAATGGAAGGGAGCGGCACTGTTTGCCTTAGCAACGCCTCCACCAACCAAAGGCCTTGGGGCCCGTTGCTTAGCAAACATCCCGGGCTGACCCACCCCGGCTTTTGAATTAAGTCGGATCTAGGCCTGGCGGCTTGGTTCTCAACTCCTGGATTCTTCCTCACAACTCTAAGAACGGAGAGAGTCAAAACTCCAGGTTCCCCCTTGTGTTAGTTACCCGTTATCTGCAGTcgttttctcgtgtgtgtgtgtgtgtgtgtgtgtgtgtgtgtgtgtgtgtgtgtctgtgtgtgtgtgtctgtgtgtgtgtgtctgtgtgtgtgtgtctgtgtgtgtgtctgtgtgtgtgtgtctgtgtgtgtgtgtgtgtgtgtgcacgcgggTAAGTCAGTCCCTTGGTCTTGGGCTGAAGCGCTGCACTGTCAGACCTTCATGGgctttctcttctttgaaaatctcgGTCCCTGCTGTAGAGCCCAGCAGTTCAGAACCGGAAGGACCCTTTTGAAGAGAACTCAAGCCCAACCCTCTCACATTTTGAAGAGGAAATTAAAGCTCATAAAAGGGAAGTGATTATCTCAGGGTCACCCAGACAGTCACTGCCAGAGCTAGAAGCAGACTGTGAGTGAGATTTGTGCGGTTCCCTGGGGCAGAAAGCGCGCAGTTCTCACTGTAAGAGCTGCAAGTGTTTATTTTGATCTTGGTGTGAGCTCAGATGCTCTCTCTGAGTGGTTTTAGGAATGCTAGCCTgcttatctttttttcccccgcCGCTTAATCTTCTCAACAACCTCCAAGTTAAGTAGTTGtggttttttctttatttgtttgtaatatttacttattattttgaggcaaggtcctgattgtcctagaactcgctctgtagaccaggctggccttgaactcacagatcctcctgcctctgcctcccgagtgctgggattaaaggtgtgcgccaccccacCTCCCATACAATTATGGTTGTAATTTTTAAacttcgagacagggtctcacagtgtagaccaggctgggcagcGCTgatgcctcagactcccaagtgctagaacttGAGGCACCATGTCCAGTCAACAGCTTCATGACTTTCGTGGCAAGTAAATGGTAGAATTGGGGCTGTAACCGAAACAGCGATTTCTGCCTGGATTCTCCATTCACACAAAGCTCCTGAGGGATGAGATCTGTCAGCAGCTCACTGCTCCGTCTTTGCTCTGGGTATAGGACACACTGAAGCCAGCGTTCACAGTCACCAACCTGCCGGGTACCACCTCCACCATCCAGACAGCACCCAGCACCTCCACCACCATGCAAGTCAGCAGCGGCCCCTCCTTCCCCATCACCAACTACCTGGCACCGGTGTCTGCCAGCGTCAGCCCCAGTGGTGCCAGCAGTGCCAACGGGACTGTGCTCAAGAGTGCGGGCAGCGGGCCTGTGTCCTCCGGGGGCCTCATGCAGCTGCCCACCAGCTTCACCCTCATGCCCGGTGAGTCACAGGGGCGCCAGGGAGGGGTCCGACGGAGGACGCTAAAAGTGATTTTAGGGCTAGCCCCAGGAGGACCTCTTTCTTAGCTAAGAAAAGGTGAACATGGGCGAGAGCCAAAGAGAACCATTGTGTGTCTCATTGGAAGACAAACTGTGTCCAGTGAGATCCCTGCTGGTGCTGTAGTAAGTCTCAACGCTCCATTCTGGTCTTGTCTGGCTAGTTCGCCCTTGAACCTCCGTTGCTATGGAGATGGTTGGTGTTCTGTCACTTCTCTGTTGTGACTGGAGGGTAGGTTATGTTGATGGGTTAAGGACAGCTCCGGGTCAGCTGAAGAAGATGAAAgcagagcctgaggcagaagaaagaggGAGTCACTTCATTCGGACATGAAGGACCTCTTCAGGTCCCAGGGGAAAGTGATAAGGGTTGGGAACCAGAGTATGGGACCCGGGACTGTATACGCCAGCGTGTTTGGTGAGGCTGACAGACTGCGTGGGATGGAGCCCACGTAACACGCCGTGTCTTGTAGGTGGGGCGGTGGCCCAGCAGGTCCCTGTGCAGGCCATCCAGGTGCACCAGGCCCCACAGCAAGCGTCTCCCTCTCGTGACAGCAGCACAGACCTCACGCAGACCTCCTCCAGCGGGACAGGTATGACTCCTTGTCACCCCCCACGCCTTGCCTTCCCACAGGAAGCCTGGCAGAAGGTGCTTAGCAGTGTGGCTCCTGTACCGAGGACCCTGGGGAATTTACTCAAGCAGAAACTGGGGCTTTTGGTTTCATGTTTATAGGAAAGCTGGTGAGCGTGGCTGGGGTTTGAACCCTGCTCTGCAGTGAGGCTGTAGAGTCAAGGGAGACATAAGAAACCACTGGGAAATGGTTTGTTCAGTAGCAAGGAAGGAGCAGTCAGCGCATCTGTCACCGGGTGGGAGGGTGTTACAGGTCTTGAGTAGCAGGCTCTAATTCCTCTCAGCTACCTTTGGTCATTTCAGGAATTACAGCGAACTCTCATATGTAAGCTGCTGCCAACCCAGCCTTACTCATTACAGTGTGGTCTAGGGGCTGAAGGAACCGAGGACTTGGAGTTTTCAGAATCTCCAGCGTCACCTCAAACCCAGTGACTCAGAATTTGCACTTTAACAAGGTTCCTCTGTTAACATTGGAGAAGTGCTTGTCTCAAGGATGAGCTGATTAGGTGTAAGTttaggaagctggagagagaggaaggaacaggtGAAAATGAAGAGTGAGTGATGGTGTTTCCTGGGAGAGGGCCCCATCATTGTGATGCTAGGGTCTGGGGACGGGATTGGATGCATAGACAGTCCGCTCAGAGGAAAACGCTAGGCTTTTCAGTTGATGGTAAGGAACAAAGAAACAATCTTTTGTCAAACCTGTGACCCAGAACATGGTACAAAGATCCTAGAGGTTGGAATCCTGGGGCAGGATGAGAGTTAGCAGGAGGGATCAGCTCCCTgatgtgtatctgtgttttccagtgacGTTGCCCGCCACCATCATGACGTCGTCTATACCCACAACTGTGGGTGGCCACATGATGTACCCTAGTCCCCATGCAGTGATGTATGCCCCCACCTCGGGCCTGGCTGATGGCAGCCTCACCGTGCTCAATGCCTTCTCCCAGGCACCGTCCACCATGCAGGTGTCCCACAGCCAGGTCCAGGAGCAAGGTGAGGGAAGGACCAGGGCCGGAGAAAGAAGGACCATTTATTTCTCCCTTTCACAGGCACTCAGATGTGCCCCAGCTCCAACACTGAGATGCATTCTCCTCCTGTTGATTCCCTCCCCCAATGCCCACATATATCCCT
This DNA window, taken from Peromyscus maniculatus bairdii isolate BWxNUB_F1_BW_parent chromosome 21, HU_Pman_BW_mat_3.1, whole genome shotgun sequence, encodes the following:
- the Srf gene encoding serum response factor isoform X1; protein product: MLPSQAGAAAALGRGSALGGSLNRTPTGRPGGGGGGGTRGANGGRVPGNGAGLGPGRLEREAAAAAAPTPAPTAGALYSGSEGDSESGEEEELGAERRGLKRSLSEMELGVVVGGPEAAAAAAGGYGPVSGAVSGAKPGKKTRGRVKIKMEFIDNKLRRYTTFSKRKTGIMKKAYELSTLTGTQVLLLVASETGHVYTFATRKLQPMITSETGKALIQTCLNSPDSPPRSDPTTDQRMSATGFEEPDLTYQVSESDSSGETKDTLKPAFTVTNLPGTTSTIQTAPSTSTTMQVSSGPSFPITNYLAPVSASVSPSGASSANGTVLKSAGSGPVSSGGLMQLPTSFTLMPGGAVAQQVPVQAIQVHQAPQQASPSRDSSTDLTQTSSSGTVTLPATIMTSSIPTTVGGHMMYPSPHAVMYAPTSGLADGSLTVLNAFSQAPSTMQVSHSQVQEQGGVPQVFLTASSGTVQIPVSAVQLHQMAVIGQQAGSSSNLTELQVVNLDATHSTKSE
- the Srf gene encoding serum response factor isoform X2, with protein sequence MLPSQAGAAAALGRGSALGGSLNRTPTGRPGGGGGGGTRGANGGRVPGNGAGLGPGRLEREAAAAAAPTPAPTAGALYSGSEGDSESGEEEELGAERRGLKRSLSEMELGVVVGGPEAAAAAAGGYGPVSGAVSGAKPGKKTRGRVKIKMEFIDNKLRRYTTFSKRKTGIMKKAYELSTLTGTQVLLLVASETGHVYTFATRKLQPMITSETGKALIQTCLNSPDSPPRSDPTTDQRMSATGFEEPDLTYQVSESDSSGETKDTLKPAFTVTNLPGTTSTIQTAPSTSTTMQVSSGPSFPITNYLAPVSASVSPSGASSANGTVLKSAGSGPVSSGGLMQLPTSFTLMPGGAVAQQVPVQAIQVHQAPQQASPSRDSSTDLTQTSSSGTGGVPQVFLTASSGTVQIPVSAVQLHQMAVIGQQAGSSSNLTELQVVNLDATHSTKSE